One window of the Buchnera aphidicola (Meitanaphis elongallis) genome contains the following:
- the hflC gene encoding protease modulator HflC — protein MNKVFVVVGSMIFIFLFLCLFIVQEGQRGIILRFGKVLRNSQSQPIVYNPGLYVKFPLIDTVKMLDSRIQTMDNQADRFVTREKKDLIVDSYIKWNISDFSRYYLATGGGDIAQAEILLKRKFSDRLRSEMGRLNVKEIVTDSRGRLTTDVRDALNTGSVDYASDNTKKQNEYMMLDIKKNKYNKVLINTNSMTELGIKVIDVRIKQISLPIEVSDAIYNRMRAEREAVARSQRSKGQEEAEKLRASADYEVTKVLSEAQRQALIIRGEGEATVAQLFSSSFSQEPSFYSFIRSLRAYENSFKSGRDILIINPDNNYFFKYMKKFR, from the coding sequence ATGAATAAAGTTTTTGTAGTAGTTGGTAGTATGATATTTATTTTTTTATTTTTATGCTTGTTTATTGTTCAGGAAGGACAGAGAGGTATTATATTACGATTTGGTAAAGTATTACGTAATAGTCAAAGTCAACCTATAGTATATAATCCTGGTTTGTACGTTAAATTCCCTTTAATTGATACTGTAAAAATGTTGGATTCTAGAATTCAAACTATGGATAATCAAGCGGATCGTTTTGTTACAAGAGAAAAAAAAGATTTAATTGTAGATTCTTATATAAAATGGAATATTAGTGATTTTAGTCGTTATTATTTAGCAACTGGAGGAGGTGATATTGCTCAAGCAGAAATATTATTAAAACGTAAATTTAGTGATCGTTTGCGTTCGGAAATGGGGCGTCTTAATGTTAAAGAAATTGTTACTGATTCTAGAGGAAGATTAACTACTGATGTGAGAGATGCGTTAAATACTGGAAGTGTAGATTATGCTTCTGATAATACGAAGAAGCAAAATGAATATATGATGTTAGATATTAAAAAAAATAAATATAATAAAGTATTGATAAATACTAATAGTATGACTGAATTAGGTATTAAGGTTATTGATGTGCGCATTAAGCAAATTAGTTTGCCAATTGAAGTATCTGATGCAATATATAATAGAATGCGAGCAGAGCGTGAAGCTGTTGCTAGAAGTCAACGATCTAAAGGTCAAGAAGAAGCTGAAAAATTAAGGGCCTCTGCTGATTATGAAGTAACTAAAGTATTGTCAGAAGCGCAGAGACAAGCATTAATTATAAGAGGTGAAGGAGAAGCTACAGTTGCTCAATTGTTTTCTAGTTCTTTTAGTCAAGAACCGAGTTTTTATAGTTTTATTCGTAGTCTTCGTGCCTATGAAAATAGTTTTAAGAGTGGACGAGATATTTTAATAATAAATCCAGATAATAATTATTTTTTTAAATATATGAAAAAGTTTCGATAA
- the hflK gene encoding FtsH protease activity modulator HflK codes for MVWNQPSDNKPELDPWSDKNRTSDNIKNKNNGFFTLTELRKLFCSLKMKTRSFYHSSGPLKYVNNPIVSMILMIAFILIANGFYTIKEAERGVITHFGKFSHLVEPGLNWRPVFIDQVIPVNIKSVKELATSGIMLTSDENVVRVEMNVQYRIINPSQYLFSTINPDDSLREATDSALRGVIGHSTMDRVLTEGRTVVRSDTQKEIEKTIKPYNMGITILDVNFQAARPPEEVKSAFDDAIAARENREQYIREAEAYVNEVQPKANGKAQRILEEARAYKSRIISEARGEVVRFSKILPAYRASKLITIERLYIESMEKIFSNVKKIFVSKNVSLLSLDNLLLKRYSLPENSKHRFIHKNIFSQQNRNNVISNVPRKNIVDQKKEHSCRVDILRKGRE; via the coding sequence ATGGTCTGGAATCAGCCAAGTGATAACAAACCTGAATTAGATCCTTGGAGTGATAAAAATCGAACTTCAGATAATATTAAAAATAAAAATAATGGATTTTTTACTTTAACTGAATTAAGAAAGTTATTTTGTTCATTAAAAATGAAAACAAGATCGTTTTATCATAGCTCAGGACCATTAAAATATGTTAATAATCCTATAGTATCAATGATTTTAATGATTGCATTTATTTTGATAGCTAATGGTTTTTATACCATTAAAGAAGCAGAACGTGGTGTAATTACACATTTTGGAAAGTTTAGTCATTTAGTAGAACCTGGATTAAATTGGAGACCTGTGTTTATTGACCAAGTGATTCCTGTTAATATTAAATCGGTAAAAGAATTAGCAACATCTGGAATTATGTTAACGTCCGATGAAAACGTTGTTCGAGTAGAAATGAATGTACAATATCGTATTATTAATCCATCACAATATTTGTTTTCTACAATTAATCCTGATGATAGCTTAAGAGAAGCTACTGATAGTGCACTGCGTGGTGTTATAGGTCATTCTACTATGGATAGAGTGTTGACTGAAGGTCGAACAGTAGTTAGAAGTGATACGCAAAAAGAAATAGAGAAAACAATAAAGCCTTATAATATGGGTATAACTATATTAGATGTAAATTTTCAAGCAGCTCGCCCTCCCGAGGAAGTAAAATCTGCTTTTGATGATGCAATTGCTGCTAGAGAAAATAGGGAGCAATATATAAGAGAAGCAGAAGCTTACGTAAATGAAGTGCAGCCTAAAGCTAATGGTAAAGCACAACGTATTTTAGAAGAAGCAAGAGCTTATAAATCTCGTATAATATCAGAAGCACGAGGAGAAGTAGTTAGGTTTTCTAAAATATTACCTGCTTATAGAGCATCAAAATTAATTACTATAGAGAGATTGTATATTGAATCTATGGAAAAAATATTTAGTAACGTTAAAAAAATATTTGTTAGTAAAAATGTGTCATTATTGTCTTTAGATAATTTACTTTTAAAAAGATATTCTTTACCAGAGAATTCTAAACATCGTTTTATTCATAAAAATATTTTTAGTCAACAAAATCGTAATAATGTTATTTCTAATGTACCTCGTAAAAATATAGTTGATCAGAAAAAAGAACATTCTTGTAGAGTTGATATTTTAAGAAAAGGACGAGAATAA
- the miaA gene encoding tRNA (adenosine(37)-N6)-dimethylallyltransferase MiaA — MIIKRVISDNPLVIFLMGPTACGKSELAMQLRKLIPVELISVDSALIYREMNIGTAKPTDLELLHHPHYLINIKDPTEKYSVGEFQKDALEKIAYIFSVGKIPLLVGGTMFYFRTLLEGLPQLPPAHRNIRLFLYSMHKRNKKVLYNILKKIDFESAKRVHPNDLQRILRVLEVFLVSGTTLTELTKLKNYNFPYKVIQFSIMPKNQEWLMNSIRARFEKMLSLGFQNEVEYLLNRGDLNINLSSMHCVGYQQMWNYLVRNLSYDDMIHQSIVATKRLAKNQLTWLKRWKNLHKFVNNNNLDDLCEQIIKRLESL, encoded by the coding sequence ATGATTATTAAGCGTGTAATATCAGATAATCCGTTAGTAATATTTTTAATGGGTCCTACTGCTTGTGGTAAAAGTGAACTTGCAATGCAATTGAGGAAATTAATTCCAGTGGAATTAATTAGTGTTGATTCGGCATTAATTTATCGAGAAATGAACATTGGAACAGCAAAACCTACAGATTTAGAGTTATTACATCACCCGCATTATTTAATCAATATTAAAGATCCTACAGAAAAATATTCAGTAGGTGAATTTCAAAAAGATGCTTTAGAAAAAATAGCATATATATTTTCTGTAGGGAAAATACCTTTATTAGTTGGAGGCACAATGTTTTATTTTAGAACATTGTTAGAAGGATTGCCACAATTACCTCCTGCTCATCGTAATATACGTTTATTTTTGTATTCGATGCATAAAAGAAATAAAAAGGTTTTATATAATATATTAAAAAAAATTGATTTTGAATCAGCTAAACGTGTTCATCCTAACGATTTACAGAGAATCTTAAGAGTACTAGAAGTTTTTTTGGTATCTGGAACTACTTTAACTGAGTTAACTAAACTTAAAAATTATAATTTTCCATATAAAGTTATACAATTTTCTATTATGCCAAAGAACCAAGAGTGGTTGATGAACAGTATACGTGCACGTTTTGAAAAGATGTTGTCGCTTGGTTTTCAAAATGAAGTTGAATATTTGTTGAATCGTGGAGATTTGAACATTAATTTATCTTCTATGCATTGTGTAGGATATCAACAGATGTGGAATTATCTTGTAAGAAATTTAAGTTATGATGATATGATACATCAATCTATAGTTGCTACTAAAAGATTAGCTAAAAATCAATTAACGTGGTTAAAACGTTGGAAAAATTTGCATAAATTTGTAAACAATAATAATTTAGATGATTTGTGTGAACAGATCATTAAGAGACTTGAATCTTTATAG
- a CDS encoding mannitol-1-phosphate 5-dehydrogenase — protein sequence MKALHFGAGNIGRGFIGQILVHSGFNLTFSDINKEIIDSINLYHEYDIELLGENSYVDKIQGVKAIHVNHPNILSVIAEADIITTSVGVNIVNSLASLIVQGIKHKIKIKRHNFLNIIACENFFRCSSVLKKHVMNLLPTKYHEYLENNIGFVDAVVDRIVSFNNKESSNILFVKVEQFKELICDVNQFKGDIPNIIGMQLSNNLNAYSERKLFTLNTGHAITAYLGLLYGYTDIYSAILDKNIYDIVRGAMNESGNVLISRYNFDKSVHDCYIDSVLSRFKNSYLVDDLIRVGRNPLRKLHKNDRLIKPILGTLEYRCSNVNLIKGVSAALCYENINDSEAVQLNCLIKDKGINYILSNISGLDLKLSIINSINEYFNFFKKELYK from the coding sequence ATGAAAGCGTTACATTTTGGTGCTGGAAATATAGGTCGTGGATTTATTGGACAAATATTAGTGCATTCTGGGTTTAACTTAACTTTTTCAGATATCAATAAAGAGATTATCGATTCTATTAATTTGTATCATGAATATGATATTGAATTGTTAGGTGAAAATTCTTATGTAGATAAGATTCAAGGAGTAAAAGCTATACATGTTAATCATCCTAATATTTTATCGGTTATAGCAGAAGCAGATATAATTACAACATCAGTAGGAGTAAATATCGTTAATTCTTTGGCTAGCTTAATTGTGCAAGGAATAAAACATAAAATAAAAATTAAAAGACACAATTTTTTAAACATTATTGCATGTGAAAATTTTTTTCGTTGTAGTTCGGTATTAAAAAAACATGTTATGAACTTATTACCTACTAAATATCATGAATATTTAGAAAATAATATTGGATTTGTAGACGCGGTAGTAGATAGAATTGTATCATTTAATAATAAAGAAAGTAGCAATATATTATTTGTAAAAGTGGAACAGTTTAAAGAATTGATATGTGATGTAAATCAATTTAAAGGTGATATTCCTAATATTATTGGTATGCAACTAAGTAATAATTTGAACGCTTATAGTGAAAGAAAATTGTTTACTTTAAATACTGGACACGCAATTACTGCATATTTGGGTTTATTGTATGGATACACGGATATATATAGTGCTATTTTAGATAAAAATATATACGATATTGTTCGTGGTGCAATGAATGAAAGTGGTAATGTATTGATATCGCGATATAATTTTGATAAATCAGTTCATGATTGTTACATTGATTCGGTGTTATCAAGATTTAAAAATTCTTATTTAGTTGATGATTTAATACGAGTAGGTCGTAATCCTTTAAGAAAGTTACATAAAAATGATCGTTTAATTAAACCTATTTTAGGTACTTTAGAATATCGATGCTCTAATGTTAATTTAATAAAGGGTGTTTCAGCTGCATTATGTTATGAAAATATCAATGATAGTGAAGCAGTGCAGTTAAATTGCTTAATTAAAGATAAAGGAATTAACTACATTTTGTCTAATATTAGTGGATTAGATTTAAAATTGTCTATTATTAATTCAATTAATGAGTATTTTAATTTTTTTAAAAAAGAATTATATAAATAG
- a CDS encoding PTS mannitol transporter subunit IICBA, which translates to MSMLIKVKIQNIGRFLSKMIMPNISAFIAWGLISGLFFRFGWIPNTNLEKIINPMIIYLFPILIAGTGGGLISGKRGAIVGSIAIMGAIVNTTLPMLLGAMIIGPLGGWFIYQFDSVFKHKISSSFEMLVNNFSAGIIGILLSVVSFSIIGPIIEAFSNILEYGVNVIIKHNFLPLISIFIEPAKILFLNNAINHGIFSSLGMQEVDVSNKSIFFLIESNPGPGVGALMALFFLEYKNRDARFSLRNAAIIQFFGGIHEIYFPYILLNPKLIIALILGGMSNIFMLMLFNGGLMSTASPGSIISILAMTPKGLYLVNITAVIFSFLVSFLVSLIILKISNKKCQKNVATVPIECEYKNLELNDSLHGINDNHFNFSTEIKKIVVACDAGMGSSAVGAGMLRNVLKNLNASIVVVNSSIDSIPDNADLVITHKNLTERAKMQCPKLKHLSLNNFLDNSFYEKLVKYFIRHGVNNNFKISRNDEMIHEKETKTINNLFSFTERNIFLNQTAENKEEAIKFIGMQLVKQGYVKKEYIKAMLEREEIMSTWLGESVALPHGTITAKDSILKTGAIFCQFPKGVHFGNDPKDIAFLVIGIAARNNEHVMVVSNITRILDDNKVIKNLSNTSNVNDVLRLFSSDISK; encoded by the coding sequence ATGTCAATGTTAATAAAAGTTAAAATTCAAAATATTGGTCGATTTTTAAGCAAAATGATCATGCCAAATATTAGTGCTTTTATTGCATGGGGGTTAATTAGTGGGTTGTTTTTTCGTTTTGGATGGATACCAAATACAAATTTAGAAAAAATAATAAATCCAATGATAATTTATTTGTTTCCTATTTTAATTGCTGGTACTGGTGGAGGATTAATAAGTGGGAAAAGAGGAGCAATTGTTGGAAGTATAGCTATTATGGGAGCTATAGTTAATACTACTTTACCGATGTTATTAGGAGCTATGATAATTGGTCCGTTGGGAGGGTGGTTTATTTATCAATTTGATAGTGTGTTTAAGCATAAGATTTCTAGCAGCTTTGAGATGTTAGTGAATAATTTTTCAGCTGGAATCATTGGAATATTATTGTCAGTGGTGTCGTTCTCTATTATAGGACCAATTATTGAAGCGTTCTCTAATATTTTAGAGTATGGTGTTAACGTAATAATTAAACATAATTTTTTGCCATTAATATCAATTTTTATTGAACCTGCAAAAATATTGTTCTTAAATAATGCTATTAATCATGGTATTTTTTCTTCTTTAGGTATGCAAGAAGTAGATGTGTCTAATAAATCTATCTTTTTTTTGATTGAATCTAATCCAGGACCTGGTGTTGGTGCACTCATGGCTTTATTTTTTTTAGAATATAAGAATAGAGATGCTAGATTTTCTTTAAGAAATGCTGCTATTATTCAGTTTTTTGGTGGAATACATGAAATATATTTTCCTTATATATTACTTAATCCAAAATTGATTATAGCTTTAATTTTAGGTGGTATGTCTAACATATTTATGTTGATGTTGTTCAATGGTGGATTAATGTCAACTGCTTCTCCAGGTTCTATTATATCAATTTTAGCTATGACTCCGAAAGGTTTGTATCTTGTTAATATTACTGCAGTTATATTTTCTTTTTTAGTTTCTTTTTTAGTTTCTTTAATAATATTAAAAATTTCTAATAAAAAATGTCAAAAGAATGTAGCAACAGTACCAATAGAATGTGAATATAAAAACTTAGAATTGAATGATAGTTTGCACGGGATTAATGATAATCATTTTAATTTTTCTACAGAAATAAAAAAAATTGTTGTTGCTTGTGACGCAGGTATGGGTTCTAGTGCAGTAGGAGCAGGAATGTTGAGAAATGTTTTAAAAAATTTAAATGCTAGTATAGTTGTTGTTAATTCTTCTATTGATTCTATTCCTGATAACGCTGATTTAGTTATTACTCATAAAAATCTTACTGAAAGAGCAAAAATGCAATGTCCTAAACTTAAACATTTATCTTTAAACAATTTTTTAGATAATAGTTTTTATGAAAAATTAGTAAAATATTTCATTAGACATGGTGTTAATAATAATTTTAAGATATCACGTAATGATGAAATGATACACGAAAAAGAAACTAAAACAATAAATAATTTATTTAGTTTTACTGAAAGAAATATATTTTTAAATCAAACTGCTGAAAATAAGGAAGAAGCTATTAAATTTATAGGTATGCAATTAGTTAAACAAGGTTATGTAAAAAAAGAATACATTAAAGCGATGTTAGAACGAGAAGAAATTATGTCTACGTGGTTAGGAGAATCTGTAGCTTTGCCTCATGGTACTATAACAGCGAAAGATTCTATATTAAAAACTGGAGCTATTTTTTGTCAGTTTCCAAAAGGCGTACATTTTGGAAATGATCCGAAAGACATTGCATTTTTAGTAATTGGTATTGCAGCTCGAAATAATGAACATGTTATGGTGGTAAGTAATATTACAAGAATTTTAGATGATAATAAAGTTATTAAAAATTTATCTAATACTAGTAACGTAAATGATGTTTTAAGATTATTTTCTTCAGATATTTCAAAATAG
- the pgi gene encoding glucose-6-phosphate isomerase, whose protein sequence is MKNINPINTNAWKDLEQHFREIKDVHMRDLFHQDENRFSKFSINFNNKILVDFSKNRITSNTIAKLLMLAKEVNLIDAIQSMFDGKNINCTEDRPVLHTALRNISNVPIFYNKKNIMVDISYMLNKMKFFSTLIIDGTWKGCTGKSITDVVNIGIGGSDLGPSMVVQALSAYKNHLKVHFVSNMDGSHITSVLKKVCPETTLFLIVSKTFSTQETIMNANTAKLWMSKHFNTNKFLEQHFIAISTNLTNVINFGIKLDNVFTFWDWVGGRYSLWSSVGFSIVLSIGFDNFLLLLNGAYAMDQHYLNTDLDKNIPVMLALIGIWYNNFFLSETEAILPYDQNMYRFPAFLQQTNMESNGKNIDRNGHPVRWQTGPIVWGEPGTNGQHAFYQLLHQGTKLIPCDFIASIHPNNHVLIDHHVQLLSHFFSQTQALAFGKLRHNSERELNDVIVKSCKSFRIFPYKTFEGNRPSNSILLHKIDPYNLGALIALYEHKVFTQGVIFNIFSFDQWGVELGKNLVKFISSSLNNNLRETKYDSSTNGLINFYKSFF, encoded by the coding sequence AAATGCATGGAAAGATTTGGAACAACATTTTCGTGAAATAAAAGATGTGCATATGAGAGATTTATTTCATCAAGATGAAAATAGATTTAGTAAATTTTCTATAAATTTTAATAATAAAATATTAGTAGACTTTTCTAAAAATAGAATTACTAGCAATACTATTGCAAAGCTATTGATGTTAGCAAAAGAAGTTAACTTAATTGATGCAATTCAATCCATGTTTGATGGGAAAAATATTAATTGTACTGAAGATCGTCCTGTACTGCATACAGCATTAAGAAATATTAGTAATGTTCCCATTTTTTATAATAAAAAAAATATAATGGTTGACATAAGTTATATGTTGAATAAAATGAAGTTTTTTTCAACGTTAATTATTGATGGAACTTGGAAAGGATGTACAGGTAAGTCTATCACTGATGTAGTAAACATTGGTATTGGAGGATCGGATTTAGGTCCTTCTATGGTAGTTCAAGCATTAAGTGCCTATAAAAATCATTTAAAAGTACATTTTGTGTCTAACATGGATGGTTCACATATTACTAGTGTATTAAAAAAAGTTTGTCCAGAAACTACTCTATTTTTGATTGTATCCAAGACGTTTAGCACACAAGAAACAATTATGAATGCTAATACTGCCAAATTATGGATGAGTAAACATTTTAATACAAACAAATTTTTGGAACAACATTTTATTGCAATATCTACAAATTTAACGAATGTTATTAATTTTGGTATTAAATTGGATAATGTATTTACGTTTTGGGATTGGGTAGGTGGTCGTTATTCATTGTGGTCTTCTGTAGGATTTTCTATAGTGTTATCTATCGGTTTTGATAATTTTTTACTTCTTTTGAATGGCGCTTATGCTATGGATCAGCATTATTTAAATACAGATTTGGATAAAAATATACCTGTTATGTTAGCTTTAATTGGTATTTGGTATAATAATTTTTTTTTGTCAGAGACGGAAGCAATTTTGCCATATGATCAAAATATGTATCGTTTTCCCGCTTTTTTACAACAAACTAATATGGAGTCTAATGGAAAAAATATTGATAGAAATGGTCATCCTGTTCGTTGGCAAACAGGACCAATTGTTTGGGGAGAACCAGGAACTAATGGACAGCATGCGTTTTATCAGTTGTTACATCAGGGTACTAAGTTGATTCCTTGTGATTTTATCGCTTCTATACATCCTAATAATCATGTGTTAATAGATCATCACGTTCAATTGCTTTCTCATTTTTTTTCACAAACTCAAGCTTTAGCTTTTGGAAAACTTCGCCACAATTCAGAAAGAGAACTGAACGATGTTATTGTAAAATCGTGTAAATCATTCCGTATTTTTCCTTATAAAACATTTGAAGGTAATAGACCTAGTAATTCTATTTTGTTACATAAAATTGATCCTTATAATTTAGGTGCATTAATTGCGTTGTACGAACATAAAGTATTCACGCAAGGTGTAATATTTAATATTTTTTCTTTTGATCAATGGGGTGTTGAGTTAGGAAAAAATCTTGTCAAGTTTATTTCTTCTAGTTTAAATAATAATTTAAGAGAAACAAAGTATGATTCATCTACTAATGGTTTAATTAATTTTTATAAATCTTTTTTTTAA